From a single Nicotiana tabacum cultivar K326 chromosome 8, ASM71507v2, whole genome shotgun sequence genomic region:
- the LOC107768553 gene encoding protein DOG1-like 3, with the protein MESSNKNDRNNEQESLYESWMNLQHEELRELEQAAAANSPKDEHKQTQLIEKIINHFQDYSNNRSRLAQKDVSPFFAPTSCTPLENSVLWIGGCRPSSFIRLIYALFCGMEIESHITQFLQGITANGELPKFTAEQMNMVDELQSKTIREEGKLSSRLASLQEAIIDQPLISKSKKKKDDGDDDVVCENADEPLDKHNKYMAAIMEEADELRMKTLKEIVVILEPDQAVEYLAAAKKIRLCLQQWGKKREHDSTN; encoded by the coding sequence ATGGAAAGTTCAAACAAGAACGATAGAAACAACGAGCAAGAAAGCTTATACGAATCTTGGATGAATCTTCAACATGAAGAACTAAGGGAACTTGAACAAGCAGCTGCAGCAAACAGCCCAAAAGATGAACATAAACAAACTCAACTCATTGAAAAGATTATAAACCATTTCCAAGACTACAGTAATAACCGTAGTCGCTTAGCACAAAAGGACGTATCACCATTCTTTGCACCCACCTCGTGCACCCCATTAGAGAACTCAGTCCTATGGATCGGCGGGTGCAGACCATCTTCATTCATACGTTTGATTTACGCTCTCTTCTGCGGTATGGAAATCGAGTCTCATATCACTCAGTTCCTTCAGGGTATTACAGCAAATGGTGAACTCCCTAAGTTTACAGCAGAGCAAATGAATATGGTGGACGAGTTGCAGAGCAAGACGATTCGAGAAGAAGGGAAGCTTTCATCAAGATTGGCTAGTTTACAAGAAGCGATAATAGACCAGCCGCTTATTAGCAagtcgaagaagaagaaagacGATGGAGATGATGATGTAGTGTGTGAGAATGCAGATGAACCGTTGGATAAACATAACAAATACATGGCGGCTATAATGGAGGAAGCTGATGAATTGAGGATGAAGACATTGAAAGAGATTGTGGTTATACTTGAACCTGATCAAGCTGTGGAATACTTGGCAGCAGCTAAGAAGATTAGGCTTTGTCTCCAACAATGGGGCAAGAAGAGAGAGCATGATAGTACCAACTAA